One genomic window of Luteitalea pratensis includes the following:
- the typA gene encoding translational GTPase TypA, which translates to MSAAEHVRQIANPHRRNVAIIAHVDHGKTTLVDAMFAQSGTYRSNERVADRAMDSMDLERERGITIMAKNTAVRYLDTIINICDTPGHADFGGEVERTLSMVDGVVLLVDASEGPLPQTRFVLRKALERRLEPIVVINKVDRPDARVQEVLNEVYDLFIDLDADEDQLNFPVIYAVARDGQASLDPNTRGEDLRPLFDAILEHTPPPKGDPAGVLQILIANLDASEYLGRIAIGRIFNGRVQIGDFVGVCKLDGSVQQMRVTKLFAFDGLKRVDVQEAAAGDIVCLAGMEDITIGETVTSAETPKAIAPIAVDEPTVSMIFGVNTSPMAGRDGQFVTSRQIKERLEKELLGNVSLRVEPTDTPEQSRVIGRGELQLSILIEMMRREGFELQVSRPEIVTRDSDKGRLEPVEDVVIDVPEDFQGVVIAALGIRKGTMTKMVNNGSGRVRLEFKVPARGLIGFRSQFLTDTKGTGIMNHIFAGWEPWAGPIPSRPTGALVADRTGIATAFAIANLQDRGEIFIDPTTDVYEGMLIGENSRNNDLDVNVCKEKKQTNMRASSADEAIRIIPPRKLGLEGAIEFINDDELVEITPKSIRLRKRILAQNQRPRRD; encoded by the coding sequence ATGTCTGCTGCCGAACACGTCCGACAGATTGCCAATCCTCATCGCCGGAACGTCGCCATCATCGCCCACGTGGACCACGGCAAGACCACGCTGGTCGATGCGATGTTCGCGCAATCAGGGACGTATCGCTCCAACGAGCGGGTGGCCGATCGCGCCATGGACTCCATGGACCTCGAGCGCGAACGGGGCATCACCATCATGGCCAAGAACACGGCCGTGCGGTACCTCGACACCATCATCAACATCTGCGACACGCCGGGCCACGCCGACTTCGGGGGCGAGGTGGAGCGCACGCTGTCGATGGTGGACGGCGTCGTGCTGTTGGTGGACGCGTCGGAAGGCCCCCTGCCCCAGACGCGGTTCGTGCTCCGCAAGGCCCTCGAGCGCCGCCTCGAGCCGATCGTCGTCATCAACAAGGTCGACCGGCCGGATGCGCGCGTGCAGGAGGTGCTCAACGAGGTCTACGACCTGTTCATCGACCTGGACGCCGACGAGGATCAGCTGAACTTCCCGGTGATCTACGCCGTCGCCCGCGACGGCCAGGCGAGCCTGGACCCGAACACGCGCGGCGAGGACCTGCGGCCGCTGTTCGACGCGATCCTCGAGCACACGCCCCCGCCCAAGGGCGATCCGGCAGGCGTGCTGCAGATCCTCATCGCCAACCTCGATGCCAGTGAATACCTCGGACGCATCGCTATCGGCCGCATTTTCAACGGCCGCGTGCAGATTGGCGACTTCGTCGGCGTCTGCAAGCTGGATGGGTCGGTGCAGCAGATGCGGGTGACCAAGCTGTTCGCTTTCGACGGCCTGAAGCGCGTCGACGTCCAGGAAGCGGCCGCCGGCGACATCGTCTGCCTCGCCGGCATGGAGGACATCACGATCGGCGAGACGGTGACCAGCGCCGAGACGCCCAAGGCGATCGCGCCGATCGCGGTGGACGAGCCGACGGTGTCGATGATCTTCGGCGTCAACACGTCGCCCATGGCCGGACGCGACGGTCAGTTCGTGACGTCGCGCCAGATCAAGGAGCGCCTGGAGAAGGAACTCCTCGGCAACGTCTCGCTGCGCGTCGAGCCTACCGACACGCCCGAGCAGAGTCGTGTCATCGGCCGTGGCGAGCTGCAGCTGTCGATCCTGATCGAGATGATGCGCCGCGAGGGCTTCGAGCTGCAGGTGTCGCGGCCGGAGATCGTCACCCGCGACAGCGACAAGGGCCGCCTGGAACCGGTCGAGGACGTGGTCATCGACGTGCCCGAGGACTTCCAGGGCGTGGTAATCGCGGCGCTCGGCATTCGCAAGGGCACGATGACCAAGATGGTCAACAACGGCAGCGGCCGCGTGCGCCTCGAGTTCAAGGTGCCGGCACGCGGGTTGATTGGTTTCCGGTCGCAGTTCCTGACCGACACCAAGGGCACCGGCATCATGAATCACATCTTCGCGGGCTGGGAGCCGTGGGCCGGGCCGATTCCGTCACGTCCCACCGGTGCCCTGGTGGCCGACCGCACCGGCATCGCGACGGCGTTCGCGATCGCCAACCTGCAGGACCGCGGCGAGATCTTCATCGACCCGACGACCGACGTCTACGAAGGCATGTTGATCGGCGAGAACTCGCGCAACAACGATCTCGACGTCAACGTCTGCAAGGAGAAGAAGCAGACCAACATGCGCGCCTCGTCGGCCGACGAGGCGATCCGCATCATCCCTCCCCGCAAGCTGGGGCTGGAAGGCGCAATCGAGTTCATCAACGACGACGAGCTGGTCGAGATCACGCCGAAGTCGATCCGGCTGCGCAAACGCATCCTGGCCCAGAACCAGCGTCCCCGCCGGGATTGA
- a CDS encoding response regulator, whose protein sequence is MLRHSLRRQLTVVLVATIMCALALNGLGLMLYDNATSQTALGQEIDAIALVVGENSAGALTVEDPRLAREALAALGPRPDLRVAALYRKDGALFTELRGQDGPPAPAIAPGPGTVQASTGVRVVRDICLRDGCVGSVLVETDMRRVEARRRDTLTIFFAVFVVSLGLAYVLGAALQRPLVKPLRQLSIAADEVMRTERFDVPLPERVTDDEVGVLVRAFNGMLSHLAARDRDLQRHRDQLEQTVAQRTAELREAKERAESANRFKTQFMATMSHEIRTPMNGVLGMTELALDTSLTATQREYLDTIRRSSEAVITVMDDVMDLSRIEAGRVDIGAVPFDLTAVVHDALEAVAVRAHQKDLDVAWDQDVRLPSRIIADPARLRQVLMNLLGNAVKFTNVGFVRLRVGLDEADDAGRATLRVRVSDSGVGISPVRQDVIRQTLHEAMTGTPQLFEGNGLGLAICARLIHLMGGELSVESEEWQGSSFSFGLPVGVAAVASVAGEARPQELDGRTVLLADRHHASRDVLAGWLEGWGAIVTRADNDGTLGPLLRERRWGLVLIDRESLESVDAEVAAVARKGVPVLELTLSSESGATSQRGQLVKPLRRPTVAAVIAAALTQSAADANPHSVPSRGATGVVPRPVRAPKVLVADDNVVNQRVVQQLLSRRGCEIVMTSTGIEALEAWHRERFDLVLMDVQMPQMDGLEAAAQIRAVEKRRRVRGTLIVALTAHAMTGDRERCLAAGMDDYLAKPLRKAAFDELLDRLGVGVVARQEPSLEKLA, encoded by the coding sequence ATGCTCCGCCACTCACTTCGCCGCCAGCTGACCGTCGTCCTCGTGGCGACGATCATGTGCGCCCTCGCCCTCAACGGGCTCGGGCTCATGCTGTATGACAACGCCACGTCGCAAACGGCGCTCGGGCAGGAGATCGACGCGATCGCGCTCGTCGTCGGCGAGAACAGCGCTGGAGCATTGACTGTCGAGGATCCCCGGCTCGCGCGCGAGGCGCTCGCCGCCCTGGGTCCGCGACCCGATCTCCGCGTCGCGGCCCTCTATCGCAAGGACGGCGCGTTGTTCACCGAGTTGCGCGGGCAGGACGGCCCGCCGGCGCCCGCCATCGCGCCAGGTCCTGGCACGGTCCAGGCCAGCACCGGGGTCCGGGTCGTGCGCGACATCTGCCTCCGCGACGGGTGTGTCGGTTCGGTGCTGGTGGAAACGGACATGCGTCGCGTCGAGGCGCGCAGGCGCGACACGCTGACGATCTTCTTCGCGGTCTTCGTCGTCTCGCTCGGTCTCGCGTACGTGCTCGGGGCCGCCCTTCAGCGTCCCCTCGTCAAGCCGCTTCGCCAGCTGTCAATCGCTGCCGACGAGGTCATGCGCACGGAGCGCTTCGACGTGCCGCTGCCGGAGCGGGTCACCGACGACGAAGTGGGCGTGCTGGTGCGCGCCTTCAACGGCATGCTCTCGCACCTGGCCGCGCGCGACCGGGACCTGCAGCGTCATCGCGACCAACTCGAGCAGACAGTGGCGCAACGCACTGCGGAACTGCGGGAGGCCAAGGAGCGGGCCGAGAGCGCCAATCGCTTCAAGACCCAGTTCATGGCGACGATGAGCCACGAAATCCGCACGCCGATGAACGGCGTGCTGGGCATGACCGAGCTTGCGCTCGATACGTCGCTCACGGCGACCCAACGGGAATATCTCGATACCATTCGCCGTTCGTCCGAGGCCGTCATCACGGTGATGGATGACGTGATGGACCTCTCGCGCATCGAGGCCGGCCGGGTCGACATCGGGGCCGTGCCCTTCGACCTGACGGCGGTGGTGCACGATGCCCTCGAGGCCGTCGCCGTCCGCGCGCACCAGAAGGATCTCGACGTGGCCTGGGATCAGGACGTGCGGCTGCCCTCGAGGATCATCGCCGACCCCGCACGCCTGCGACAGGTGTTGATGAACCTGCTCGGTAACGCCGTGAAGTTCACCAACGTCGGCTTCGTGCGCCTGCGCGTTGGCCTCGACGAGGCCGACGATGCTGGTCGTGCCACCCTGCGCGTCCGCGTCTCCGATTCCGGCGTCGGAATATCTCCAGTACGCCAGGACGTCATTCGGCAGACGCTGCACGAGGCCATGACGGGCACCCCGCAATTGTTCGAGGGCAACGGCCTGGGCCTCGCCATCTGTGCCCGCCTCATTCACCTCATGGGCGGAGAATTGAGCGTGGAGAGCGAGGAATGGCAGGGCAGTTCGTTCTCGTTCGGCCTGCCGGTCGGTGTTGCCGCGGTCGCGTCGGTCGCTGGCGAGGCACGGCCGCAGGAACTGGACGGACGCACGGTGCTGCTGGCGGACCGCCATCACGCGTCGCGCGACGTGCTCGCCGGGTGGCTCGAGGGGTGGGGCGCCATCGTCACCCGCGCCGACAACGATGGCACCCTGGGACCGCTGCTCCGGGAACGCCGCTGGGGCCTGGTCCTCATCGATCGCGAGTCGCTCGAATCGGTCGACGCCGAGGTCGCGGCCGTTGCGCGAAAGGGCGTGCCGGTGCTCGAGCTGACGCTCTCGAGCGAGAGTGGCGCGACCTCGCAGCGAGGCCAACTCGTGAAGCCCCTGCGCCGGCCGACGGTGGCTGCGGTGATCGCGGCCGCGCTGACCCAGTCGGCCGCCGACGCGAACCCGCACTCCGTACCGTCCCGGGGGGCAACGGGTGTCGTGCCGCGCCCGGTGCGCGCGCCGAAAGTGCTCGTCGCCGACGACAACGTAGTGAACCAGCGTGTCGTCCAGCAGTTGCTGTCGCGACGCGGGTGCGAGATCGTGATGACCAGCACGGGCATCGAGGCGCTGGAAGCGTGGCACCGTGAGCGCTTCGACCTGGTGTTGATGGACGTGCAGATGCCGCAGATGGATGGCCTCGAGGCGGCCGCGCAGATCCGGGCGGTCGAGAAGCGGCGCCGCGTGCGTGGCACCCTGATCGTCGCCCTTACCGCCCATGCGATGACCGGCGACCGCGAGCGATGCCTCGCGGCCGGCATGGACGACTACCTCGCCAAGCCGCTGCGCAAGGCGGCGTTCGACGAGCTCCTGGACCGTCTCGGCGTCGGCGTCGTCGCGCGACAGGAGCCGTCGCTCGAAAAGCTTGCGTGA
- a CDS encoding DMT family transporter codes for MTRVDLYLLLTAIIWGSNYSVIKFVLQEVPPRTFNALRLSIASVVFLIVIYATRRREHVARLTTRDWAVVLLLGVIGQFGYQMLFITGLERTSVMNASIIIACTPAAVSIVSAAVGHERLPLQHWLGTALSFVGVSLIVFGGAAAGVSSPSGDLMMVACVLCWTVYTVAGRPLLARYSPLVITGLSMAIGTALFLPFSIPDFARTPWADVRLIAWVCVVFSSLLALNFSYTAWYTGVRHLGSSRTSIYSNVVPVAALLSAMVWLGERLAGIRLIGAVLVAAGVLLTRWRRTPAPREDNDAPAEA; via the coding sequence ATGACGCGGGTTGACCTGTATCTGCTGCTGACCGCGATCATCTGGGGCAGTAATTACAGCGTCATCAAGTTCGTCCTGCAGGAAGTGCCGCCGCGGACCTTCAACGCGCTGCGGCTGTCAATCGCGTCGGTCGTCTTTCTCATCGTCATCTATGCCACGCGGCGCCGCGAGCATGTCGCCCGGCTGACGACCCGGGACTGGGCCGTCGTGCTGCTGCTCGGGGTCATCGGGCAGTTCGGCTACCAGATGCTGTTCATCACCGGCCTCGAGCGGACCAGCGTGATGAATGCCTCGATCATCATCGCCTGCACGCCCGCGGCGGTGAGCATCGTCTCGGCTGCCGTCGGCCATGAGCGGCTGCCGCTGCAGCACTGGCTCGGCACCGCACTGTCGTTTGTCGGCGTCAGTCTGATCGTCTTCGGTGGCGCAGCCGCGGGCGTGAGTTCGCCCTCGGGCGACCTGATGATGGTCGCGTGCGTCCTCTGCTGGACGGTCTACACCGTGGCCGGCCGGCCATTGCTCGCCCGATACTCCCCGCTCGTGATCACCGGCCTGTCGATGGCGATCGGCACGGCGCTGTTCCTGCCGTTCTCGATCCCGGACTTCGCGCGCACGCCATGGGCCGACGTCCGCCTCATCGCGTGGGTGTGCGTGGTCTTCTCGTCGCTGCTGGCGTTGAACTTCTCGTACACGGCGTGGTACACGGGCGTGCGGCACCTCGGGTCGTCACGCACGTCGATCTATTCCAACGTCGTACCGGTGGCGGCGCTGCTGTCGGCGATGGTGTGGCTCGGAGAACGGTTGGCGGGCATACGCCTGATCGGCGCCGTGCTCGTCGCCGCTGGGGTCCTGCTGACGCGATGGAGGCGCACGCCGGCCCCCCGCGAGGACAACGACGCGCCGGCAGAGGCGTAG
- a CDS encoding ATP synthase F0 subunit C, which yields MMKKFYAVLALVAAAGLLSPVYAQQAAAAGAVAPSVTQWAVATAGFALAFAAAFGAMAQGRAVSAAAEGIARNPGAADQIRGALLLGLVLIESLVIYVLLVALIIFFVRAGALGLAPLV from the coding sequence ATGATGAAGAAGTTCTACGCAGTTCTCGCCCTGGTGGCGGCCGCCGGTCTGCTGTCGCCGGTGTACGCACAGCAAGCCGCCGCGGCTGGCGCCGTGGCTCCGAGCGTGACCCAGTGGGCCGTGGCCACGGCCGGCTTCGCGCTCGCCTTCGCCGCCGCGTTCGGCGCCATGGCCCAGGGCCGGGCGGTCAGCGCGGCCGCCGAAGGCATCGCCCGCAACCCTGGTGCGGCCGACCAGATCCGTGGCGCCCTCCTGCTCGGCCTCGTGCTGATCGAGTCGCTCGTGATCTACGTGCTGCTCGTCGCCCTGATCATCTTCTTCGTCCGCGCTGGCGCCCTCGGCCTGGCGCCCCTGGTCTAG
- the atpB gene encoding F0F1 ATP synthase subunit A produces the protein MEHHTLWIVELVNRLLGPVLAPMFGKAYTPGLELIPDYLVMCGLIVLGALVFSLAVRSSFSVDNPGKLQIFLEDIIGFVTGLLKENIGPAGPKFLPLVGSIFIFIFTANAIGKIPGLMSPTAHINVTLGCALTVWVYYHLQGMKAQGLVGYVKHFIIPPGVPLFIAPIMAPIEMISHMSRVMSLTLRLFGNVYGEELVVLIMASIVPFLVPLPMMFLGVITGSLQAYIFTLLTIIYLAGAVHTEYGHDDASHDDDHAHGDSPAHAHAAA, from the coding sequence ATGGAACATCACACACTCTGGATCGTCGAGCTCGTCAACCGCCTGCTCGGGCCGGTGCTTGCGCCAATGTTCGGCAAGGCCTACACGCCGGGCTTGGAGCTGATTCCCGACTACCTCGTCATGTGCGGCCTGATCGTGCTGGGTGCGCTGGTCTTCAGCCTCGCCGTGCGGTCGTCGTTCAGCGTCGACAATCCCGGCAAGCTCCAGATCTTCCTCGAGGACATCATCGGGTTCGTGACCGGCCTGCTGAAGGAGAACATCGGCCCGGCGGGGCCGAAGTTCCTGCCGCTGGTCGGATCGATCTTCATCTTCATCTTCACGGCCAACGCCATCGGCAAGATTCCGGGGCTGATGTCACCGACGGCCCACATCAACGTCACGCTGGGGTGCGCGCTGACGGTGTGGGTCTACTACCACCTGCAGGGCATGAAGGCGCAGGGGCTCGTGGGGTACGTGAAGCACTTCATCATCCCGCCAGGCGTGCCGCTGTTCATCGCGCCGATCATGGCACCGATCGAGATGATCAGCCACATGTCGCGGGTGATGTCGCTGACGCTGCGACTCTTTGGCAACGTCTATGGCGAGGAACTCGTGGTCCTCATCATGGCCAGCATCGTGCCGTTCCTGGTGCCACTCCCGATGATGTTCCTGGGCGTGATCACCGGGTCGCTGCAGGCCTACATCTTCACCCTGCTCACCATCATCTACCTGGCCGGGGCGGTGCACACCGAGTATGGGCACGATGATGCAAGTCACGACGATGACCATGCGCACGGCGACTCGCCGGCGCACGCCCACGCCGCGGCGTAG
- a CDS encoding ATP synthase subunit I: protein MTTLPQRLERDTSIVVALCAVAGSVIGGWRMGAGVLGGGLLLAISYRALKRAVDAIGPPAPGQEGRPTVSPWRLALRLAGRYALLLAAGYVIIGRLHLHPLGVLVGVSAVVVAAMVEAVRSWRQPTGFSP from the coding sequence TTGACCACCCTCCCCCAACGCCTCGAACGTGACACCAGCATCGTTGTTGCACTGTGTGCCGTCGCCGGATCCGTAATCGGCGGATGGCGCATGGGCGCTGGCGTGCTGGGAGGCGGCCTGCTGCTGGCCATCAGCTATCGGGCCCTCAAGCGTGCGGTGGACGCGATCGGTCCACCGGCGCCGGGACAGGAGGGGCGGCCCACTGTGTCGCCGTGGCGGCTGGCCCTGAGGCTGGCGGGCCGATACGCGTTGCTGCTCGCGGCCGGCTACGTTATCATTGGCCGTTTGCACCTGCACCCGCTGGGGGTGCTCGTGGGCGTCTCCGCGGTGGTCGTCGCCGCGATGGTGGAAGCGGTACGGTCCTGGCGTCAGCCGACCGGGTTCTCACCGTGA
- a CDS encoding AtpZ/AtpI family protein: MLTPRPAGYWRTVGELGTLGLSFVLAIVLGTAAGLWVDRTFNSNPWGMLIGFVLGFAAAVLNVVRITRRAFDSESR, encoded by the coding sequence ATGCTCACGCCTCGTCCCGCTGGCTACTGGCGCACCGTCGGCGAACTGGGCACCCTCGGGCTGTCGTTCGTACTGGCTATCGTGCTCGGCACCGCTGCCGGCCTGTGGGTGGATCGGACGTTCAACTCCAACCCCTGGGGCATGCTGATAGGGTTCGTCCTCGGCTTCGCGGCGGCGGTCCTGAACGTGGTGCGCATCACCAGACGCGCGTTCGACAGCGAATCCCGCTGA
- a CDS encoding vWA domain-containing protein, with the protein MRLIPTLVVATALGLSVLVPMVEAQGTARQRTLFVTAVGDDSMPLEKLAMEDVIVREDGVAREVLKVTPAAEPVDITVLVDNSIASTKALQDMRLGLEKFVTTFAGPHPITLMTVADRPTVQVNSTTSKAQLLKGVTRLFAQPGAGATMNEAIVEASKAIGKRKPARAAIVMITSFGPEFSDRGYQFALDALADSGATLHVLELQDTVHEPSTDTNVRDRNVVIDRGTTDTGGTRELLLANMSITDGLQKVGRAATQQFEVIYGRPETLIPARKVEVFSARPTVRVRANTLQANRTPR; encoded by the coding sequence ATGCGACTCATACCGACGCTCGTCGTGGCCACTGCCCTCGGCTTGTCCGTGCTCGTTCCCATGGTCGAGGCGCAAGGCACCGCCCGGCAGCGCACCCTGTTCGTGACGGCCGTCGGCGACGACAGCATGCCGCTCGAGAAGTTGGCCATGGAGGACGTCATCGTCCGCGAGGACGGTGTCGCGCGCGAAGTCCTCAAGGTGACCCCTGCGGCCGAGCCGGTGGACATCACCGTGCTCGTCGACAACAGCATCGCCTCGACCAAGGCCCTGCAGGACATGCGCCTCGGGCTCGAGAAGTTCGTCACGACGTTTGCCGGACCACACCCGATCACGCTCATGACGGTGGCCGACCGTCCCACGGTCCAGGTGAATTCGACGACCAGCAAGGCACAGCTGCTCAAGGGCGTGACACGCCTGTTCGCGCAGCCCGGTGCCGGGGCGACCATGAACGAGGCCATCGTCGAGGCGTCCAAGGCGATCGGCAAGCGCAAGCCGGCACGTGCAGCCATCGTCATGATCACGAGCTTCGGCCCGGAGTTCAGCGACCGCGGCTATCAGTTCGCCCTGGACGCGCTGGCCGATTCCGGTGCGACGCTCCATGTCCTGGAGCTGCAGGACACGGTGCATGAACCGAGCACGGACACGAACGTCCGGGACCGCAACGTCGTCATCGACCGCGGCACCACCGACACCGGTGGCACACGAGAGCTGCTGCTTGCGAACATGAGCATCACCGACGGCCTGCAGAAGGTCGGGCGCGCTGCAACCCAGCAATTCGAAGTCATCTACGGCAGACCCGAGACGCTCATCCCCGCCCGCAAGGTCGAGGTCTTCTCGGCGCGACCCACCGTCAGGGTGCGTGCGAACACGCTGCAGGCGAACCGGACCCCACGATGA
- a CDS encoding VWA domain-containing protein, which translates to MTLAVLRQLLVGGAAALVLSARVGTQAPATQTPPPSPPTSTPAKAPGPPPAGQEQPPATESGAQPPAAGQQPPRPGAPEQPTFRAGVEVVSLNVTVTERDGRFVSGLPQEAFSVFEDGVKQDVMFFSGTQLPTALGLLVDTSASMNEKLPIAQQAAVGFIQRMRPEDLVTIVDFDSRAEILQGFTADQNRLTSAIRRTTAGGSTSLYNAVYVALNEFKKIRAASAQNEVRRQAIVVLSDGEDTSSLVPFEEVLELAKRTEVAIYAIGLKDGGGPRNRPMGGFSESDFVLKQFAQETGGKAFFPTSADELTNIYGAVADELAAQYTVGYASRNVRRDGRWRRIVVRVERPNTIARTKQGYYGPT; encoded by the coding sequence ATGACCCTGGCAGTCCTACGCCAGCTCCTGGTGGGTGGCGCTGCCGCGCTCGTGCTGTCTGCACGAGTCGGCACGCAGGCGCCCGCCACGCAGACGCCACCGCCTTCGCCTCCGACCAGCACTCCAGCGAAAGCGCCGGGCCCGCCCCCGGCCGGGCAGGAGCAGCCGCCGGCCACCGAGTCAGGCGCGCAGCCGCCGGCCGCCGGCCAGCAGCCGCCCCGTCCTGGCGCGCCGGAACAGCCCACCTTCCGTGCGGGCGTCGAAGTCGTGTCGCTGAACGTCACCGTGACCGAACGCGACGGCCGCTTCGTGAGCGGCCTGCCGCAAGAAGCCTTCTCGGTCTTCGAGGACGGCGTCAAGCAAGACGTCATGTTCTTCTCCGGCACGCAGCTGCCGACAGCCCTCGGGTTGCTGGTGGACACGAGCGCGAGCATGAACGAGAAGCTGCCGATCGCCCAGCAGGCGGCGGTCGGCTTCATCCAGCGCATGCGCCCGGAAGATCTCGTGACGATCGTCGACTTCGATAGCCGGGCCGAGATTCTGCAGGGCTTCACCGCCGACCAAAACCGGCTCACGTCTGCCATCAGGCGGACCACGGCCGGTGGCTCGACGTCGCTGTACAACGCGGTCTACGTCGCCCTCAACGAGTTCAAGAAGATCCGCGCCGCGAGTGCCCAGAACGAGGTACGACGGCAGGCCATCGTGGTCCTTTCCGATGGTGAGGACACATCCAGCCTCGTGCCGTTCGAGGAAGTGCTGGAACTCGCCAAACGGACGGAAGTGGCCATCTACGCCATCGGCCTGAAGGACGGCGGCGGCCCGAGGAATCGCCCGATGGGTGGTTTCAGCGAGTCCGATTTCGTGCTGAAGCAGTTTGCCCAGGAAACGGGCGGCAAGGCATTCTTTCCGACCAGCGCCGACGAGTTGACGAACATCTACGGCGCCGTCGCCGATGAACTGGCCGCGCAGTACACAGTCGGTTACGCGTCGCGCAACGTGCGCCGCGACGGCCGCTGGCGGCGCATCGTCGTCCGGGTGGAGCGGCCCAACACGATCGCGCGCACCAAGCAGGGGTACTACGGCCCGACCTAG
- a CDS encoding cytochrome C assembly family protein has protein sequence MSLALLYAVACAAYVWHFASQKPLAGRVATGLLLVSVLVHTFELGMYTMELGVPPMAGRTGAISTFVWMLAVSYLSIEVSTDERGIGIFVTPLLVALQALVAHGEMPTDVPRYFATPFVAVHVGALLFAYASFALACVIGITYMLLFRELKRRTPGMFFQRLPSLQVLDRMNMRAVWIGWLLLTIGLVGGALWLRDVSAQMTNDPRLPHMTLADPKILMAVVTWIVYGVLLASRRWAGLTARRAAWLSAVGFAIVLLNFLPVAYFFARSHNFA, from the coding sequence ATGAGCCTCGCGCTTCTCTATGCCGTCGCGTGTGCCGCGTACGTCTGGCACTTCGCCAGCCAGAAGCCGCTGGCGGGCCGCGTCGCGACCGGACTCCTGCTGGTGTCGGTGCTCGTGCACACGTTCGAGCTGGGCATGTACACGATGGAACTCGGCGTGCCGCCGATGGCCGGGCGGACCGGGGCGATCTCGACGTTCGTGTGGATGCTCGCCGTGTCCTACCTGTCGATCGAGGTGTCCACCGACGAACGCGGCATCGGCATCTTCGTCACGCCGCTGCTGGTGGCCCTGCAGGCGCTCGTCGCGCACGGCGAGATGCCGACCGACGTGCCACGGTACTTCGCCACCCCGTTCGTGGCCGTGCATGTCGGCGCGCTGTTGTTCGCGTACGCGAGTTTCGCGCTCGCATGCGTCATCGGGATCACGTACATGCTGCTTTTCCGCGAGCTGAAGCGGCGCACGCCCGGCATGTTCTTCCAGCGGCTGCCGTCGCTGCAGGTGCTGGACCGGATGAACATGCGCGCGGTGTGGATCGGCTGGCTGCTGCTGACGATCGGCCTGGTCGGCGGTGCCCTGTGGCTGCGCGACGTGAGCGCCCAGATGACCAACGACCCTCGCCTGCCCCACATGACGCTTGCCGACCCCAAGATCCTGATGGCGGTCGTGACGTGGATCGTCTACGGGGTCCTGTTGGCCTCGCGTCGCTGGGCGGGTCTCACGGCACGGCGCGCGGCGTGGCTCTCTGCCGTCGGCTTTGCCATCGTGCTCCTGAACTTCCTGCCGGTGGCGTACTTCTTCGCCCGCAGCCACAACTTCGCGTGA